From Shewanella acanthi:
CCGAGTTTTTGGGCTTAAGCAGCATGATGGGCAGTTACTCGGCTTTGCAATTATTCAGCAGATTGTCGATGAGGTGACTTTGCTCGATATCTGTGTTGACCCTGAGTTGCAGGGTAAGGGTTATGGAAGGTTGTTACTCGATGAAGTTATCGCCTCAGCCCATTCTTATTCCGCTGTGGTGGTGATGTTAGAAGTACGCGAATCAAACCTAAGTGCGCGTGGGCTTTATCAAAAGCAGGGCTTTGTGGAAACTGGGCGTCGTAAGGACTACTACTCGACTCAAGACGGCAAGGAAGATGCCATTTTAATGGATTTAGCGCTCGTCAATCCTGCCCGCTAAACCCCTACAAAAGAGACATAAAAAACAGCGCCTTGGCGCTGTTTTTTGTTGAGTCATTAAAGTGAAGTACTTTTCTGAAACCGAAGTGTTATTTCACTTCTTTACCCTGTGCCTGAAGGTCGGCATGGTAGCTTGAGCGCACTAATGGGCCGCAAGCTGCGTGGGTAAAACCTAATTCATCGGCAAGCGCCTTAAGCTCATCAAATTCCGCTGGTGGCACATAACGCTCAACCGGTAAGTGGAACTTAGACGGCTGCAGGTATTGGCCTAATGTCAGCATCTCAACCTTGTGCTCACGTAGGTCGCGCAGTACTTGGGCGATCTCTTCGTTAGTTTCACCAAGACCCATCATTAGGCCCGATTTAGTTGGCACATTTGGATGGCGCTCTTTAAAACGCTTGAGCAGATCTAAAGACCACTGATAGTTCGCACCTGGACGCGCTTTACGATAGTGCATTGGCGCTGTCTCTAGGTTGTGGTTGAAGACATCAGGCGGCTCAGTCGATAGGATATCGAGTGCGGCGTCGATACGACCACGGAAATCCGGCACTAAGATCTCGATCTTAATTTCAGGATTCAGCTTACGGATCTCACGGATACAGTCGGCGAAGTGCTGAGCACCGCCATCTCGCAGATCGTCACGGTCTACCGACGTAATTACCACGTATTTGAGCTTCATATCGCGGATGGTTTGTGCCAGTTTGACCGGCTCTTCCGCGTCAGGCTTCAATGGACGGCCATGGGCAACGTCGCAGAATGGGCAGCGGCGGGTACAAATGGCACCCAAAATCATAAAGGTCGCAGTGCCGTGGTTGAAGCATTCTGCCAAGTTAGGGCAGGAGGCTTCTTCACAGACTGAGTGTAGACCGTTCGAGCGTAGGGCTTGCTTGATCTCTAAAATACGTTGATTAGATGCAGGTAGTTTGACCCTTAACCAATCGGGTTTACGTAACATGGTTTCGCGCTCAGAGGGCACGATTTTGACCGGAATACGCGATACCTTGTCGGCATCTCTTAACTTCACTCCGGGTTGTAAACGTTCAGGCCTATTCATGACGCTGCTAATCCTTGATGATGAACTAGATGTTGGTAGCCCAATAATTGGCTAAAGGTAATGATCAGTTGCTCGCCTGCTTCGACCACGGTTTGTGGGCCGCCAAGCTCCTTGCATTGTACCATTTCAAGGCCCGCATAACCGCAGGGGTTGATGCGACGAAACGGTGCTAAGTCCATATCGACATTGAGTGCCAGACCATGGAATGAGCAGCCTTTACGGATCCTAAGTCCTAAAGAGGCAATTTTGCGCTCATCCACATAAACACCCGGCGCATCAGCTTTAGCGTAGGCATGGATGTCATATTGAGTCAGCATATCAACAATGCTTTGCTCGATATGACTCACCAGTTGGCGGACGCCTACCTTGCTGCGTTTAATATCAATCAGGGGATAAGCCACTAACTGGCCAGGGCCGTGATAGGTCACTTGGCCACCGCGATCCACTTGAATAACAGGAATATCCCCAGGATTCAAAATATGTTCGCTTTTACCGGCTTGGCCTTGGGTAAATACGGGTGGGTGTTCAACGATCCACAGTTCATCTGGGCTGTTACTGTCACGAGTATCAGTGTAATGCTGCATGGCATGCCAAACTGATTCGTAATCCTGTTGTCCCAAATGTCGAATATGCAAAGTCGTGTCTTGCAAGGGCAACCTCTCCCCTAGAATTGAGTGGCGCTATTATACGCCTCTTAACCATAAATGTAAGACAGATCACATTTCATGGCCTAGAGGTTCGCATTAGAGTACGCGGCGTACGCCTTCGATTTTGGCAAGCTCAGTGTACAGTGTCTCTACATGGTCTTTACTGGTCACTGTCACACGGATAGTCACTGAGTAGTAGCTGCCTTTACTCGATGCTTTTACTGTTGGGGAATAATCACCTGGCGCATGGCGCTGAACCACAGCAACTACTCGGTCGGTTAGGGCTTCATGGGCATCGCCAACCACTTTAAAGGGAAATGCGCAGGGGAACTCCATGAGTTCATCAAATTTCGTGTTTAACATAGTTGTGTTCTAAAACCATTCGATTGAATCAATATGGTGACGATTATACCCGATTCAAGGGGGATTCCCAAACCAGTGGTGGTTAACAGAAATGAATGTCGCTTAAGGGGGCTTAAAACAATAAAGCCACCCGAAGGTGGCTTTAAAGGTTGAGCTAACTTAGGGACAAATCTTAGCTAAACCAAGAGGCAAACATTTGCTTGAAGTAATCAACCAGTTTGCTGAACCAGCTGCCTTCGTTGACTTCCTGCAGGGTTACCAGCGGGTATTGAGCAATGTCTTTACCATCTAATTGGAAGAATAGACGGCCTACCGTTTCACCTTTCGCTAATGGCGCATCTAGCGGTTTGGTTAATTCAAAATTAGCTTGTAAATCCTTAGCACGGCCGCGGCTGATGGTGATTGGTGTGTCAGTTGCCACACCTAAATCCACAGTTGGCTTGTCACCGTACCAAATTTGTTGGGTTACGAAGCTATCACCAGCCTTGTATGGGGTGACTGTTTCGAAAAAGCGGAAACCGTAGGTCAGAAGCTTTTTACTTTCTGCTTTACGGGCTGCTTCACTCTGAGTCCCCATTACCACAGAGATCAAACGCATGCCGTCCTTGGTGGCAGATGCCACTAAGTTATAGCCAGCGCCTGAAGTGTGGCCGGTTTTAATACCGTCTACATTCATGCTGTTATCCCACAATAAACCGTTACGGTTGTACTGTTTGATACCGTTAAAAGTATAGAATTTCTCACTGTAAATTCGATATTCTTCAGGCACATCACGGATGAGTGCTGCGCCAAGAAGTGCCATATCGTAGGCAGTTGTTTTATGATTTTCTGAATCTAAACCATGGGAGTTTTCGAAGTAGCTGTCACGCATGCCTAGCTGTTTTGACCATGAGTTCATCATGTCAACGAACGCGCCTTCGGTACCGGCGATGTGTTCAGCCATCGCAACACAGGCATCGTTACCCGATTGGATGATAATACCGCGGTTTAAGTCAGCCACTTTGACTGTCTTACCCACTTCGATAAACATTTTTGAAGAGTCTGCAAAGTTTTTGCCCCAAGCGTTTTGACTAATGGTGACATCATCATCGGGCGATACGTTACCAGCTTTGATTTCTTGACCTATCACATAGCTGGTCATCATCTTAGTTAAGCTGGCAGGGTTTAAACTTTCGTAGGCATTTTCTTCAGCGATAATCTGCCCTGAATAATAATCCATCAAGACGTATGCCTTGGCGGCAACAGTAGGAGCCTCAGGAGTGGCGATTGGCTGCGCGGCATAAACAGGAAGAGAAACACTTGAAATTAGCAGCAATGTTTTAATGGGACTTTTTACAAAATTCATCATTAACTTGGCACGTCTTTTGGTTTGTATTGAAAGAAAATAGGCAAAAATAGCATTGCGATTATACCACCCTTCGACAAAGGTTTTCAGTGAAGGTTCCTTCATCTGCGGCATTATTCAGCTATTATTCAACTAAATCGGTATCTTAGGCAATGGTGCTTATTATTCTAAAACCATATAGCCTTCGGGATAGCCGTCTTGCTTAACTTTATTCAGCAATCTATCGGCAAGCTCGGTTTGGCCAATTGGTCCGAGTTGTAGTCTAAACATATTGTTTGTCGGTTGTACACGGGTCTTAACCTGATATTTCTTTTCCAGCTCCCTTGCCATCCTATTGAGCCTAAGTTGATCTTTTGAGGCGACAAGCTGGATGTAGTGATTACCCGCAGGCTGAATACTGGCTATCGCCGATTCACTCGGGGTGCGGCTACCGACATAAATCACTTCAAGCTTAATTCTTGCCGTGCCTGTGCCTAACATATCGAGTTTATAAGCCGCGGCATAGGAGAGGTCCAGAATTCTGTCCGAGTGGAAAGGCCCGCGATCATTAATACGAATGATGACCTGCTTATTGTTATCGAGGTTTGTTACCTTCGCATAACTGGGAAGCGGCAGTGTTTTATGGGCGCCAGACATGCCAAACATGTCGTAGGGCTCACCATTTGAGGTCTCGTAACCGTGGAATTTTTCGCCGTACCAAGAGGCTCGCCCCATTTCCACAAAGCCTTGGCCTGAATCTAACACATTATAAGATTCGCCATATACCGTATAGGGCTTATTGCCACGACGACTATAGGGTTCGTATTTTGGGGTGGCGTTCGGCACATGATCTACATTCGGGGGATTAAGGGGCATTTTGTCGTTTTTAAGCGCATATCGCCCCCTGTTGGGTTCCATGTTTTTGCCATTATTAGTACTGCCACCGCTGCCATTGTTTGTGGGCGCACGAGAGCTTGTACAGGCCGCTAATGCGAAACACAAACCTATGATAGCGACAAGTGACAGTTTATTTTTGATAGGCATGCTGTTGTTTTAATTGTTGGCTAAATTGATAAACGGCCATGGAATACAATGGGCTGCGATTATATCGTGTGATGACGTAGAAGTTATTTAGGCCAAGCCAATACTCCTTGCCGTCCGCTTGTTCAAGCTCAATCAATAACGCTTTTTGCGATGCGTTGATATCCAGAGAATTTTTTAACACTAAACTCGGTGAAAGTATATCGGCAATTTTATAGTTAAGTTGTTCTCCCGCCCACACTTTTGCCATCGGAGCATTAGGACTGCGATTCACAAGTGGCAAGGCAACAGGCGCATGTAATTGCCAACCGTGTTGGTGGAAGTAATTTGCCACGCTGCCAATGGCATCTTCTGGGCTTTTCAGTAAGTCGCGATTACCACTGCCGTCAAAGTCCACAGCATAGTGGCGGTAACTCGAAGGAATAAACTGACCATAACCCATGGCGCCGGCATAGGAGCCTTTTAGGCTATCGATATCTAAGTGTTCTTCGTTAACCAGTTTCATGAGTTCGCCAAATTCCTTGCGGAAAAAAGGCGCTCTTGGCTCGTAATAAAAGCCGAGGGTATACAGGGCATCAATAACTGGGTAAGTGCCGGTGAACTGGCCATAAAAGGTTTCGATACCGATAATGGCGACGATAATTTCGGGTTCGACTTGATACTGGGTAGCTGCTTTAGCAATCGTCGCTTCGTGTTGTTTCCAGAAAGCTAACCCTGCTTGTAGGCGTTTATCGGTTAAGAAAATGGGATAGTACACATGCCACGGTTTGGCTTCCCATGGGCGGGTTATCGCATCGATTACCTTTTGGTTGTAATTGGCTTTGGCCATAAACGCCTCGACTTCTTCTTGGGAGAAGCCCTGAGCCATCTGAGTTTGAATAAATTCTGTTTTTGCTGTCTCAAGGGGCGACGGTGCCGGATTCTGAGCGCTATCTTGGCTAGGCAGAGTGGTTTGAGTCGGTTCGTTTGCTGTTGAACAGGCGACTAGGTAAGTGCTGAGGCAAAGAAATCCCAAAGGAGCCAAATAAGCTCGAAAAAATGCCATTTAATATCCCTAAAATTATCTGTCTACAAAACGTCTATGGGTATGAATACTCATGAGAATGCCAAACCCTGTCATCAATGTCAGCATCGAGGTGCCGCCATAACTGACCAAAGGCAAGGGAACACCTACTACGGGCAGAATACCCGAAACCATGCCGATATTCACAAAAACATACACGAAGAAAGTCAATGTGATACTACCCGCAAGTAGTCGTGCAAAGCTGGTTTGTGCCCGAGAGGCGATAACCAGTCCGCGTCCGATAATATACAAGTACATGAGAAGCAGAATAATACTGCCAATTAAACCGAACTCCTCACCAATCACGGCGAAAATGAAGTCAGTGTGTCGTTCAGGAATAAATTCTAATTGGGATTGGGTGCCATCGAGCCAGCCCTTGCCCCATAATCCGCCTGAGCCAATGGCAATTTTCGATTGAATGATGTGGTAGCCTGCACCGAGCGGATCCTTTTCGGGATCCAGTAAGGTCATTACCCGAGTTCTTTGGTAGTCGTGCATCAAGAAATACCAAAGGATCGGTAAAAAAGCTAATACGGCGGCAATAAAACCACCGACGATTATCCAGCTCATGCCCGATAAAAAAAGCACGAAGATGCCCGACGCGGCAACCAAAATCGAGGTGCCTAAATCCGGTTGCTTGGCAATTAACAGCGTCGGGACTAACAAAATAACCGCCGCACCCGCAAGGTAACGTTTTTTAGGTGGCAGTGGGAATTTACTGATATACCAAGCCATGGTGATCGGGAAGGCGAGCTTAATCAACTCCGAGGGTTGGAATTCCATAAAACCCAGGTTTAACCAACGCTGGGCCCCTTTATTGATTTCACCGAAAAAGTGCACAGCAAGCAGTAACACAATTCCCGCAAGATAAATCGGCAGCGCCCAGCGTTTGAGCACTTCAGGGTTAATCTGCGCCATGGCAAACATAATGCCAAGGGAGAGGAAAATCCGCAGCAGTTGACGCTCCATCATGCCAAAGTCTTCACCACTGGCGGAGTAAATGACGAATAGCCCAAAGCCCATTACTGCGAATAGGCCAAGTAACAAGGGCAGGTCGATATGCATTCGCTGCCAAATATTTTGACGTGGTTGGGCACTCATGGTGTTGTTTTCCAAGTGTCTCTAAGCATGTATTCATCGAGCATCGCGCGGGCTACTGGTCCTGCGTTTGCACCACCCCAGCCAGCGTTTTCCATTACGACCGCCAGTACGATTTTCGGATCCTCATAGGGCGCGTAGGCAACGACGAGGGCGTTATCGCGAAAATGCTCGGCAATTTTGCTGGCATCGTATTTAGTGTTTTCGGCAACCCCAATTACCTGCGCAGTACCTGTTTTCATTGCTGCAGTATAGGGCGCATCGCTGAAACGAGACTTATGGGCAGTTTGACGCATCGCCTCATTAATAATATTCCAGTTACGCGGGTTTTTAAGCTCAATTGGCGGTAACTCATTAATTGGCGAGTCAATCTTGGCTGTATTATCCTGCATGGATTTCAGCAGGTGCGGCGGATAGCGCTTGCCTTTATTAGCAAGAATCGCTGTGGCATTGGCGAGCTGCAGCGGCGTTGCGGTCCAATAGCCTTGACCAATCCCGACAGAAATGGTGTCACCGATATACCAAGCTTGATTGTATTTGAGGCGCTTCCAGTCTTTTGAGGGCATATTGCCGGCAGATTCTTCCAGAATATCAACCCCCGTATTTTGGCCGAAACCAAATTGCTCCATAAAGCGAGCGATGGAGTCGACGCCCATCTTGTAGGCTAATTCGTAAAAGTAAATATCACAGGATTCAATGATTGCGCTGTAAACGTTTACCCAGCCGTGCCCCCAACGTTTCCAGTCACGGTATTTACGTTCAACCCCAGGGATTTGCCAAAAGCCTGGGTCCCAAACACGGGTGTGCTCATTTACGACTTTTTCATCTAAGCCTAGTAGCGCCATAATGGGTTTAACCGTCGACGCGGGAGCATACTGCCCTTGGGTAGCGCGGTTAATGAGAGGACGGGATTTGTCGTTGAGTAAGTTGCTGTAATCTTTGCTGTTAATTCCCTGAACAAACTGGTTAGGGTCATAACTTGGGCTCGACACTAAGGCTAAGATACCGCCATCGCGGGGATCGATTGCCACAATGGAACCTTTATGGCCCTTCAGTAGCTCAACGGCTTTTTGTTGTAATTGGAGATCTAGGGTTAAGTAAATATCCTGCCCCGGCTCTGGTGGCACAATTTTTAAAGTGCGAATGGCTCGGCCACGGTTGTTGACCTCCTCTTCTAGGTGACCAGGTGAACCGTGAAGAAGTGATTCGTAATACTTTTCAATACCTTGCTTGCCTATGTCCTTCGTTGCTGCGTAATTTTTCCATTGATCGTTACGCTCCAACTGGGCACGGTCGCGGGTGTTGATTTTACCTACGTAACCCAGCACGTGTGTGAGTTGGTAATCGAAGGGATAGTTACGCTTTAGACCCGCCTCAACAGACACACCAGCAAAACGGTGTTGGTTAACGCTAAAAATCGCAACCTGCTCTTCAGTTAGCTGATTTTTTAAAGTTAAGGGCTTGAATCGACGGTGGAATTTCAAAGCGTCGGTAAAGCTTTCCCGCTCGTCTGGGCTGATTTCAATAATTTTGCCAAGTTCGTCCAAAGTTTCGGACATGTTGGCAATCTTTTCTGGGATCAGATCGAGGGAATAAAAGGGTTGGTTTTCGGCCAACAACACGCCATTGCGGTCGTAAATAAGACCACGACTTGGCGCAATGGGGACAACGCGAATTCGGTTATCGTTAGAGCGGGTTTCATAATCCTTATAGGATTCAACCTGTAGGTGATACAGGTTGGTCACCAACACGCTTAACAGGGCGAAAACACAAAAAAAAGTGAATAGCGCACGGCGCTTAAACAGTGACGCCTCGGCGGCGTGGTCATGCATTGTTATCCGCTTTTTTGGCGACACTTAAACTATCTCCAGCTGTTTCCGGGCAGGTGGTTGAGTCTCGAACACATCAAGAGCCACTATTCTCTGTGATAAGGGTGATTGTTGTTGACGCTCCACGCGCGGTATAAGCTTTCTGCCACCACAATCCGTACTAACGGATGGGGGAGGGTTAATGCCGATAGGCACCAACTTTGTTGGGCGGCTTCTTTACAGGCGGGGGCTAAGCCTTCAGGGCCTCCAACCAGCAAACTTACGTCACGGCCATCGAGTTGCCATTTGTTCATGGCTGTGGCAAGTTCAGGCGTTGTCCAGTTTTTGCCGGGCAGATCTAAGGTAACTATGTGGTTGCCCTTAGGAATGGCCGCCAGCATTTGCTCGCCTTCTTTTTGCAGGATACGAACGATATCGGCATTTTTTCCACGCTTACCCGCGGGGATCTCGATAAGTTCGAGTGCCATGTCTCGGGGAAAGCGGCGTTGGTATTCTTCAAAGCCGCAGGTCACCCAATCGGGCATCCGTGTCCCTACTGCGATTAGCTGTAACTTCATTAGGCTTGCTTTTCTGACCAGAGCTTTTCAAGCTGGTAGAAATCACGGGTTTGATCTTGCATTACGTGCAGGATCACGTTGCCCATATCAACAAGAACCCATTCGCTGCTGTCGCGGCCTTCGATACCGATAGGTGGAATACCAGCGGCTTTGGCTTCAAGCACGAGGTTTTCGGCGATAGCTTTCACGTGGGTTTTAGACGTACCAGAACAAATCACCATGTAATCGGTGATGTTTGATTGGTTGCTGACGTCGATAACCACTACGTCACGGGCTTTTAAATCGTCGATCTTGTCGACTACAAACTGCTTTAATTCGGCGCTCTGCACGCTGATGTACCTCATTTATTTTAAATAGCGCGCTAGTATATCAGTCTTAGGCCGTGGAATACATTGGCTTAGGGGCTGAGATTGCCAAATCTGGCACAAAAAATCGTCTAAGAAAAATAAAGTCGTTGTTTTTGAATATATTCTAAGGTGATGGGTAAAAGTGCTTCTTCTGGGAGGTCCCCAAGCGCTAGGCGGCGGCGAATATCGGTAGACGAGATATCCTGCGGATTGACATCGACTGTGTATATTCGGCCATGACTAGGTTCTTGATTTGCTAACGATTGGTTTTGCATTGCAGGGGCTAAACGCTCGCTCAACACTTGCTGCATCGGATGCTCGGCTGGTAATAGCCAACCAGGCCTGCAACACACAACAATATTGGCTAATTCAAACAGTTGTTGCCATTGATACCAAGTGTTTAGCTGGATAAAGGAGTCCATCCCCATGATAAAAAAAAGCTCATCATTGGGATATAGGGTCTGTAATTCCTTCAGGGTCACAACGGTATACGAGGGGGTGTCGCGTTTCGCTTCGATATCGCAAAGCTCAAAGCCCTCAATTTGTGAGCATACCTGCGCTACCATTTCGAGGCGCTGCGCCGTGCTGGTGTTTACTTGCTTGTGCGGCGCAATATGGTTGGGCATTAACAGCAACTTATCAAGTTTAAGTGCGGTTTTTACCTCTAAACCGGGGCGAATATGGCCGTAGTGAATGGGGTCAAAGGTGCCCCCTAAAATCCCAATTCGCATAGGCTCTGCTTAATACTCCAGATTGATATGGGCTAAATGGCGGTGTGCTTTAGGGTCAAACAGCAGACATAGATGGCTCAATCCGGTCCAATCCTCATGGCCTTGTTGCTTAAGATTAAGCTCAAGCTTGGAGGCAAAACTCAGCATATATTCAACTTGAGGCAGTGTTAAGCGCTGCAATGCGGCTTGGTACAGTGGTTTACGTTTATCCCAAATGCGGTGTTTGCCCCAGAGGCTATTAAGCTGTGCGCCCTTGGCCTGTTCACTCATCAGCGTTAACAGTAATTGCAGCTCTTTAAACAGCGCCCAGAGCACAATCGGCATCGCCGTGCCTTCACCATTGAGCTGAGCGAGCATATGTTGCGCGCTGGTTTGCTTATTGGTGAGCAGCGCATCGGTCAATTGGAAGACGCTAAAACGGGATTGATCTTCAAAGTAATGACTTAGCTCATCGCCACTGATAGGGCTTGTAGGGCTTAACAGCTGCAATAACTGCATCGCCTGATCGGCGGCAAGTAGGTTACCCTCGTACAGGGAATAGAGCATGGCTCTGGCATCGCTGTGCAGATTTAACTTGAAGTAGCGAATGCGCGAGTCGAGCCAACGCATAAATTGCTCGCCCTCAGGCGTCGTGCAGGGGATATACATCCCAAGATTATCTAAGGTCTTAAACCATTTACTGTTGGTTTGCTCGCTCGCAAGCTTTGGCCCTTCGATAATCAGCAACACATCGGGATTAGGCGTTTGTAGCAAGGATTGCAGCACGGCCGAACCATCGGCACCGGGTTTGGCGTTAGGCAGATTGAGTTCAATCAAGCGGCGGCTCGAGAACAGGCTCATGGATTGCCACTCTTGGGTGAGGTCGTTCCAGTTAAAGCCGGTTTCTTGGACTAATTGAACGCGCTCATCGAAGCCTTGGCGTTTGGCGAATTGGCGAATGTGATCCTTAGTGGTTTCGAGCAACCAAGGATCATCACCAAAAATCAGATAGCAAGGGAGGAGTTGCTTAAGGTTGTCATTGAGTCTGTCAGGGTAGACTCTCATTAATTAACCTCAGTGCTCGCCATGGTTTGCAGAATGCGATCTGCGGCTTGAATGCGCATTTCTTTGACAAGTAGCTCCATCTCGCGGCTCTTTGCAAGCGCGGTACGGGGGTCGTCTAAGTAATCGCGGCGGATTTCAATCTTAAAGGGTTGTGACTCTTTACCTGGCAGTGCCACGGCAAATTCAACGAAATAGATAAGCTCGTACTCGGCCACGTTACCCGTTGGATAAAGCGACAGGGTAGAACGCTCGAGCGAGTCGTTGATGAGCCTTAACACCGGAATATCTTGGGCGGCATCGACAATCTTAACGTTATTCAAACGTAAGCGCTCACGCACTAAACGGGCAAGTTCGCTATATTCATCCACGCTGCTTAGACTCAACTGATTGAGCTCGGCAGGGATTTGATAGCTACGTTGGAGCTTAAAACCGCAACCTGCGCTGGTCATGAATACCAGCGCTAAGATTACGAAAGCTATGCGTTTGATTAGCATAAGTTTCGCACTTTCCTATTTATCTTTTGGGTGTAGTACGGAAGATTTCTTTTCCCGTGACTACACCCATTTACATGATGGTGCTAATTAGCAACGATGCTCAGCAGTTTGCCTGGTACATAGATAACTTTACGTACTGTCACGCCATCTAAGTATTTGATGACTTGCTCGTCCGCCATACCTAGCGCTTCAACAGACGCTTGGTCCGCATCGGCCGCAACAGTGATTTTCGCGCGCACTTTACCGTTCACTTGTACCACGATGAGTTTGCTGTCTTCTACTAGTGCAGATTCATCGACAACGGGCCATTGGCTATCTTCGATGCTGCTAGTGTTGCCCAGTTCATTCCACAGGGTGAAGCTTACGTGCGGGATGATTGGGTACAGTAAACGCACCACCGCAGTTAAGGCTTCGCCGATAATGGCTCGGTCTTGAGCTGTGGTTTGTGGTGCTTTTTGCAGGTGGTTCATCAGTTCCATCACGGCGGCAACCGCAGTGTTAAACATCTGACGACGGCCAATATCATCGGTCACCTTAGCAATGGTCTTGTGCACTTCACGGCGCAGCGCTTTTTGCTCGCTGTTTAACTTGCTCACATCTAACGCTTCGCTGTTGTCCTGAGCTACATACTCGCTTGCCAGTTTCCACAGACGTTTGATAAAGCGGTGCGCGCCTTCAACGCCAGACTCTTGCCACTCCAGAGTTAATTCTGGTGGTGATGCGAACATCATAAACAGACGCACAGTGTCGGCGCCGTATTTCTCTACCATCACCTGTGGGTCGATACCGTTGTTTTTCGACTTCGACATTTTGCTCATACCGGTGTAAACCAGTTCGTTGCCGTCTTTGTCGATAGCTTTAGTGATGCGGCCCTTGTCGTCTTTTTCTGTGGTGACTACATCCAGCGGCGACACCCATACACGGGCACCTTTATCGTTGGTGTAGTAGAAGGCATCGGCCAACACCATGCCTTGAGTCAGCAGTTGCTTTGCTGGCTCGTTAGAGTTCACCAGGCCCGCGTCACGCAATAATTTGTGGAAGAAGCGGAAGTACAACAAGTGCATACAGGCGTGTTCGATACCACCAATGTACTGATCTACCGGTAACCAGTAGTTCGCCTTGGTTGGGTCTAACATTTGGTCAGCCTGTGGGCTGCAGTAACGGGCGTAATACCAAGAAGATTCCATAAAGGTATCGAAGGTATCGGTTTCACGCAGCGCGTCTTGGCCGTTAACTTGGGTTTTAGCCCATTCTTTATCGGCCTTGATTGGGCTTTGGATACCGTCCATCACCACATCTTCTGGCAGAATGACTGGCAGTTGATCTTCTGGTGTTGGGATAACAGTACCGTCGGCTAGAGTCACCATAGGAATTGGCGCGCCCCAGTAACGCTGACGTGAAACACCCCAGTCGCGTAGACGGTAGTTTACTTGGCGTTTACCTTTACCTTCAGCGACTAGCTTATCGGCGATAGCATTGAATGCGCCGTCAAAGTCTAAACCGTCAAACTCGCCA
This genomic window contains:
- the mrdA gene encoding penicillin-binding protein 2, with protein sequence MSPKKRITMHDHAAEASLFKRRALFTFFCVFALLSVLVTNLYHLQVESYKDYETRSNDNRIRVVPIAPSRGLIYDRNGVLLAENQPFYSLDLIPEKIANMSETLDELGKIIEISPDERESFTDALKFHRRFKPLTLKNQLTEEQVAIFSVNQHRFAGVSVEAGLKRNYPFDYQLTHVLGYVGKINTRDRAQLERNDQWKNYAATKDIGKQGIEKYYESLLHGSPGHLEEEVNNRGRAIRTLKIVPPEPGQDIYLTLDLQLQQKAVELLKGHKGSIVAIDPRDGGILALVSSPSYDPNQFVQGINSKDYSNLLNDKSRPLINRATQGQYAPASTVKPIMALLGLDEKVVNEHTRVWDPGFWQIPGVERKYRDWKRWGHGWVNVYSAIIESCDIYFYELAYKMGVDSIARFMEQFGFGQNTGVDILEESAGNMPSKDWKRLKYNQAWYIGDTISVGIGQGYWTATPLQLANATAILANKGKRYPPHLLKSMQDNTAKIDSPINELPPIELKNPRNWNIINEAMRQTAHKSRFSDAPYTAAMKTGTAQVIGVAENTKYDASKIAEHFRDNALVVAYAPYEDPKIVLAVVMENAGWGGANAGPVARAMLDEYMLRDTWKTTP
- the rlmH gene encoding 23S rRNA (pseudouridine(1915)-N(3))-methyltransferase RlmH, whose translation is MKLQLIAVGTRMPDWVTCGFEEYQRRFPRDMALELIEIPAGKRGKNADIVRILQKEGEQMLAAIPKGNHIVTLDLPGKNWTTPELATAMNKWQLDGRDVSLLVGGPEGLAPACKEAAQQSWCLSALTLPHPLVRIVVAESLYRAWSVNNNHPYHRE
- the rsfS gene encoding ribosome silencing factor: MQSAELKQFVVDKIDDLKARDVVVIDVSNQSNITDYMVICSGTSKTHVKAIAENLVLEAKAAGIPPIGIEGRDSSEWVLVDMGNVILHVMQDQTRDFYQLEKLWSEKQA
- the nadD gene encoding nicotinate-nucleotide adenylyltransferase, which gives rise to MRIGILGGTFDPIHYGHIRPGLEVKTALKLDKLLLMPNHIAPHKQVNTSTAQRLEMVAQVCSQIEGFELCDIEAKRDTPSYTVVTLKELQTLYPNDELFFIMGMDSFIQLNTWYQWQQLFELANIVVCCRPGWLLPAEHPMQQVLSERLAPAMQNQSLANQEPSHGRIYTVDVNPQDISSTDIRRRLALGDLPEEALLPITLEYIQKQRLYFS
- the holA gene encoding DNA polymerase III subunit delta; this encodes MRVYPDRLNDNLKQLLPCYLIFGDDPWLLETTKDHIRQFAKRQGFDERVQLVQETGFNWNDLTQEWQSMSLFSSRRLIELNLPNAKPGADGSAVLQSLLQTPNPDVLLIIEGPKLASEQTNSKWFKTLDNLGMYIPCTTPEGEQFMRWLDSRIRYFKLNLHSDARAMLYSLYEGNLLAADQAMQLLQLLSPTSPISGDELSHYFEDQSRFSVFQLTDALLTNKQTSAQHMLAQLNGEGTAMPIVLWALFKELQLLLTLMSEQAKGAQLNSLWGKHRIWDKRKPLYQAALQRLTLPQVEYMLSFASKLELNLKQQGHEDWTGLSHLCLLFDPKAHRHLAHINLEY
- the lptE gene encoding LPS assembly lipoprotein LptE gives rise to the protein MLIKRIAFVILALVFMTSAGCGFKLQRSYQIPAELNQLSLSSVDEYSELARLVRERLRLNNVKIVDAAQDIPVLRLINDSLERSTLSLYPTGNVAEYELIYFVEFAVALPGKESQPFKIEIRRDYLDDPRTALAKSREMELLVKEMRIQAADRILQTMASTEVN